The Coregonus clupeaformis isolate EN_2021a chromosome 18, ASM2061545v1, whole genome shotgun sequence genome has a segment encoding these proteins:
- the LOC121551989 gene encoding cyclin-G2 isoform X1, translated as MMVHGAKGRQSVFKYRMQDLQDLDNETSWLVKELESNIAQEADFLPRETGLNIMESAAENHNGVSAKCRNAKVEDLWSLTSFFGFSTKTFVLAVNLLDRFLAIMKVQPKHLPCIGVSCLHIAAKMVEDECNISPTHELIRISQSKFTVSDLSRMEKIISEKLNLEFKAITALTFLHLYHAVIVSLTSERGEIPSIGRLEAQLKACLCQLVFSKAKPSVLALSVITQEFDALQSLAMLEIVQELQRHLKIVDSELLYWRGLVAKCMTEYSSSECNKPDNKKLVWIVSRRTAQNLHANHFSVPELPTIPEGSWDESESEDSCEDMSCEEDSLCGSPGSDAEGAFFPSEFRNQGRK; from the exons ATGATGGTTCATGGTGCAAAAGGCAGACAATCTGTTTTCAAATACAg GATGCAGGATCTTCAAGACCTTGACAATGAAACATCTTGGCTTGTCAAAGAGCTGGAGTCAAATATTGCTCAAGAAGCAGACTTTTTACCGAGGGAAACTGGCCTCAATATAATGGAGTCTGCAGCAGAG AATCACAATGGAGTCTCTGCAAAATGCAGAAATGCCAAAGTTGAAGACCTGTGGAGCCTGACCAGCTTCTTTGGTTTCAGCACCAAGACATTTGTCCTAGCTGTCAATCTACTGGATAGGTTCCTAGCCATTATGAAG GTCCAACCTAAGCACCTGCCCTGCATTGGAGTCTCCTGTCTCCATATTGCTGCCAAAATGGTTGAGGACGAGTGCAACATCTCACCCACCCATGAACTCATTCGCATCAGCCAAAGCAAGTTCACCGTTTCTGACCTCAGCCGCATGGAGAAGATAATCTCTGAAAAACTCAACTTGGAGTTCAAAGCCATCACAGCCTTAACCTTTTTACACTTATACCATGCTGTCATCGTATCACTTACGTCAGAAAG GGGGGAGATCCCAAGCATTGGGAGACTGGAAGCCCAGCTAAAAGCCTGCTTATGCCAGCTTGTTTTCTCTAAAGCAAAG CCATCGGTGCTGGCACTGTCTGTTATTACTCAGGAATTTGATGCCCTCCAGTCTCTTGCCATGTTGGAAATTGTCCAAGAActccaaaggcacctaaag ATTGTTGACAGTGAGTTACTCTACTGGAGGGGACTTGTGGCCAAATGCATGACTGAGTACAGCTCAAGTGAATGTAACAAACCAGACAACAAAAAACTGGTGTGGATTGTGTCCAGACGAACCGCCCAAAATTTGCACGCAAATCACTTCAGTGTCCCTGAACTGCCGACTATTCCAGAGGGGAGCTGGGATGAAAGTGAGAG TGAGGATTCCTGTGAGGACATGAGCTGTGAAGAGGACAGCCTGTGCGGCTCTCCTGGCAGCGACGCAGAGGGAGCCTTCTTCCCCTCAGAGTTTCGCAACCAGGGCAGAAAATGA
- the LOC121551231 gene encoding sia-alpha-2,3-Gal-beta-1,4-GlcNAc-R:alpha 2,8-sialyltransferase-like produces MVRIANALGLVILMVALLILSLISYVSIRKDSIFSSTKNDNMGGPRIMFHAGFRSQFAMNFLDPSFIPLTNALNEELQGKPSKWKFNRTAFYQQRKEIFHYIDVANNFSLTKNGVRVGQLMHFDYSSHKYVFSISNNLKSLLPDASPIQNKHYNVCAVVGNSGILTGSHCGPEIDSADFIFRCNFAPTDSYYKDVGRKTNLTTFNPSILERYYNNLLTIQDRNNFFLNLKKLEGAILWIPAFFLHTSATVTRTLVDFFVEHKGQLKIELAWPGNIMQDVNKYWKTKNLSPKRLSTGILMYTLASAMCEEIHLYGFWPFGWDPNTGKELPYHYYDKKGTKFTTKWQETHQLPSEFKLLYKMHGEGVTKLSLSHCS; encoded by the exons ATGGTCCGCATCGCAAATGCCCTGGGTCTGGTCATATTGATGGTCGCTCTTCTCATTTTATCCTTAATAAGTTATGTGTCCATTAGAAAGGACAGCATCTTCTCTTCCACAAAAAATGACAATATGGGAGGACCACGGATAATGTTCCACGCAGGATTTCG GTCACAGTTTGCCATGAATTTCCTGGACCCATCCTTCATCCCATTAACCAATGCTCTGAATGAGGAGCTGCAAGGGAAACCCTCCAAATGGAAATTCAATAGGACAGCTTTTTATCAGCaaag GAAAGAGATCTTCCATTACATTGATGTGgccaacaacttctccctcaccAAGAATGGTGTGCGCGTCGGCCAGCTGATGCACTTCGACTACTCCAGTCACAAGTATGTCTTCTCTATAAGCAACAACCTGAAGTCACTGCTTCCTGATGCTTCACCCATCCAGAACAAGCACTACAACGTGTGTGCTGTGGTGGGTAACAGTGGGATCCTGACCGGTAGTCACTGTGGGCCAGAGATCGACAGTGCCGACTTTATCTTCCGCTGTAACTTCGCCCCTACCGACTCCTATTACAAGGATGTGGGCCGGAAGACCAACCTCACCACCTTTAACCCCAGCATCCTGGAGAGGTACTACAACAACCTATTGACCATCCAAGACCGCAACAACTTCTTCCTCAACCTGAAGAAGCTGGAGGGGGCAATTTTGTGGATCCCTGCATTTTTCCTCCACACCTCGGCCACCGTCACACGGACCCTGGTGGACTTCTTTGTTGAGCACAAGGGGCAGCTGAAAATCGAGCTGGCCTGGCCGGGAAACATCATGCAGGATGTCAACAA ATATTGGAAGACCAAGAACCTGTCCCCAAAGCGACTCAGCACTGGTATCCTCATGTACACTCTGGCCTCGGCCATGTGTGAGGAGATCCATCTGTACGGCTTCTGGCCTTTCGGCTGGGATCCCAACACAGGCAAAGAGCTGCCCTACCACTACTATGACAAGAAAGGAACCAAGTTCACCACCAAGTGGCAGGAGACCCACCAGCTGCCCAGTGAGTTTAAGCTGCTCTACAAGATGCATGGAGAAGGTGTGACCAAGCTGAGCCTTTCACACTGTTCTTAG
- the LOC121551989 gene encoding cyclin-G2 isoform X2 gives MQDLQDLDNETSWLVKELESNIAQEADFLPRETGLNIMESAAENHNGVSAKCRNAKVEDLWSLTSFFGFSTKTFVLAVNLLDRFLAIMKVQPKHLPCIGVSCLHIAAKMVEDECNISPTHELIRISQSKFTVSDLSRMEKIISEKLNLEFKAITALTFLHLYHAVIVSLTSERGEIPSIGRLEAQLKACLCQLVFSKAKPSVLALSVITQEFDALQSLAMLEIVQELQRHLKIVDSELLYWRGLVAKCMTEYSSSECNKPDNKKLVWIVSRRTAQNLHANHFSVPELPTIPEGSWDESESEDSCEDMSCEEDSLCGSPGSDAEGAFFPSEFRNQGRK, from the exons ATGCAGGATCTTCAAGACCTTGACAATGAAACATCTTGGCTTGTCAAAGAGCTGGAGTCAAATATTGCTCAAGAAGCAGACTTTTTACCGAGGGAAACTGGCCTCAATATAATGGAGTCTGCAGCAGAG AATCACAATGGAGTCTCTGCAAAATGCAGAAATGCCAAAGTTGAAGACCTGTGGAGCCTGACCAGCTTCTTTGGTTTCAGCACCAAGACATTTGTCCTAGCTGTCAATCTACTGGATAGGTTCCTAGCCATTATGAAG GTCCAACCTAAGCACCTGCCCTGCATTGGAGTCTCCTGTCTCCATATTGCTGCCAAAATGGTTGAGGACGAGTGCAACATCTCACCCACCCATGAACTCATTCGCATCAGCCAAAGCAAGTTCACCGTTTCTGACCTCAGCCGCATGGAGAAGATAATCTCTGAAAAACTCAACTTGGAGTTCAAAGCCATCACAGCCTTAACCTTTTTACACTTATACCATGCTGTCATCGTATCACTTACGTCAGAAAG GGGGGAGATCCCAAGCATTGGGAGACTGGAAGCCCAGCTAAAAGCCTGCTTATGCCAGCTTGTTTTCTCTAAAGCAAAG CCATCGGTGCTGGCACTGTCTGTTATTACTCAGGAATTTGATGCCCTCCAGTCTCTTGCCATGTTGGAAATTGTCCAAGAActccaaaggcacctaaag ATTGTTGACAGTGAGTTACTCTACTGGAGGGGACTTGTGGCCAAATGCATGACTGAGTACAGCTCAAGTGAATGTAACAAACCAGACAACAAAAAACTGGTGTGGATTGTGTCCAGACGAACCGCCCAAAATTTGCACGCAAATCACTTCAGTGTCCCTGAACTGCCGACTATTCCAGAGGGGAGCTGGGATGAAAGTGAGAG TGAGGATTCCTGTGAGGACATGAGCTGTGAAGAGGACAGCCTGTGCGGCTCTCCTGGCAGCGACGCAGAGGGAGCCTTCTTCCCCTCAGAGTTTCGCAACCAGGGCAGAAAATGA